A DNA window from Halanaerobiaceae bacterium ANBcell28 contains the following coding sequences:
- the ybeY gene encoding rRNA maturation RNase YbeY encodes MIKVEINNKQDFIEIDQQIYDFFKKIAEKTAELEGYSQGEISFAMLDNQQIQILNKQYRNKDCPTDVLSFIMDEDIWGDIIISTERAIEQANEYNHSVERELAFLAVHGILHLLGYDHQTPGEKDEMRRKEERVLSELNLSRDT; translated from the coding sequence TTGATAAAGGTAGAAATAAATAACAAACAGGATTTTATAGAAATAGATCAGCAAATATATGATTTCTTTAAAAAAATTGCTGAAAAAACAGCTGAATTAGAAGGTTATAGCCAGGGTGAAATAAGTTTTGCGATGCTTGATAATCAACAAATACAAATTTTAAACAAACAATATAGAAATAAAGATTGTCCAACAGATGTGTTGTCTTTCATAATGGATGAGGATATTTGGGGAGATATTATAATATCTACAGAGAGAGCTATAGAGCAGGCGAATGAATATAATCATTCTGTGGAACGTGAATTGGCTTTTCTTGCTGTCCATGGGATTTTACATTTGTTAGGTTATGATCATCAAACTCCTGGCGAAAAAGATGAAATGCGACGTAAAGAAGAAAGAGTTTTAAGTGAATTAAATTTAAGCAGGGATACTTGA
- a CDS encoding PhoH family protein — MSKLEREIIIDDYQLVRNLIGKKDKNIKIIEEVTGAKLIVRGNSIKIIAYEDILDQVENIINKLIEITPDDKNLSEQDVKYSVELLSKDKSTNLNEIYDDILQVNFRGKKIKLKTLGQKVYVDAIRSSDIVFSIGPAGTGKTYLAMVMAVKSLLNKEVNRIVLTRPAIEAGEKLGFLPGDMQDKVDPYLRPLYDALYDILGPEKVSLYLEKDIIEVAPLAYMRGRTLDNSFVILDEAQNTTPEQMKMFLTRIGFSSKAIITGDTTQVDLPNKKKSGLSQVQIILKNIEGIEFVRLSKQDVVRHKLVKDIIKAYENYESRN, encoded by the coding sequence GTGTCAAAATTAGAACGAGAAATTATAATAGACGATTATCAATTGGTTAGAAATTTAATAGGAAAAAAAGATAAAAACATAAAAATCATAGAAGAAGTAACGGGAGCTAAACTTATTGTTAGAGGAAACTCCATAAAAATTATTGCATATGAAGATATTTTAGATCAGGTCGAAAATATAATTAATAAATTAATTGAAATTACTCCAGATGATAAAAACTTATCTGAACAAGATGTTAAATATTCAGTTGAGTTATTAAGTAAAGATAAAAGTACAAATTTGAATGAGATTTATGATGATATATTACAGGTCAACTTTCGAGGGAAAAAAATAAAACTTAAGACATTAGGACAAAAGGTATATGTTGATGCTATCCGAAGTTCTGATATAGTGTTTTCTATAGGGCCAGCTGGAACTGGCAAAACATATTTAGCTATGGTGATGGCAGTAAAATCTTTATTAAACAAAGAAGTTAATCGTATTGTCTTGACAAGGCCTGCTATAGAAGCAGGCGAAAAGCTTGGCTTTTTACCGGGGGATATGCAGGATAAGGTTGATCCATACTTGCGCCCTTTGTATGATGCTTTATATGACATCCTAGGTCCTGAAAAAGTAAGTCTATATTTAGAGAAAGATATTATTGAAGTAGCACCATTGGCTTATATGAGAGGTAGAACTCTTGATAATTCTTTTGTTATTCTTGATGAGGCACAAAATACAACTCCAGAACAAATGAAGATGTTCTTAACTAGAATTGGCTTTAGCTCCAAAGCTATAATCACAGGTGATACTACACAAGTGGATTTACCAAACAAAAAAAAATCTGGTCTTAGTCAGGTTCAAATCATATTAAAAAATATTGAAGGTATAGAATTTGTACGTCTTAGTAAACAAGATGTAGTCAGACATAAATTAGTTAAGGATATAATAAAAGCATATGAGAATTATGAAAGTAGGAATTAA
- a CDS encoding DUF3048 domain-containing protein, translating to MKKLICMVIFLLTVTLLFSSCDFSQDDTGDTDVISREAEEEINEEVFYEDIEDQDQLLLDELENMVDKHEEKGFYSPFTGLPANELSMQRATMVIIENAPRARPQSGLHEAAIIYELLAEGGITRFLALYWDEIPDEIGPVRSARPYKVDIANDYNALLLHAGGSPQALEMLASGEVDNIDQIHNGGRYFWRSSHRRAPHNLYTGRVRINDYLDKLLGQKYQDRFDFQRVSFITKEDEYADYIKINYWGGTTVVFKYDDVNNNYLRYYGPLEIPHKSDNIQLQANNIIIQYVRTRQIDDIGRLEMDLNDRGKALFFRDGIVVEGFWEKTEYTWTSFYDNTGQELSLNPGQTWIIVVPTVTQVDYSYTRKQELEETVDEEESEELDNDLEDSIDEEESEEFDNDLEGSIDEEVNEELDNVLEDSINEEESEELDNDLEGSIDEEESEEFDNDLEDSIDEEESEELDNTLED from the coding sequence ATGAAAAAATTAATTTGTATGGTAATCTTTTTGTTAACTGTGACCTTGCTTTTTTCTAGCTGTGATTTTTCTCAGGATGATACAGGTGATACTGATGTTATTTCTAGAGAAGCAGAGGAAGAAATTAATGAGGAAGTGTTTTATGAAGATATTGAAGATCAAGATCAATTGCTTTTAGATGAATTAGAGAATATGGTAGATAAACATGAGGAGAAAGGATTTTACTCGCCTTTTACTGGTTTGCCTGCTAACGAACTGAGCATGCAGAGGGCAACGATGGTTATTATCGAAAATGCTCCAAGGGCTCGTCCGCAATCAGGTTTGCATGAAGCAGCTATTATCTATGAACTATTGGCTGAAGGAGGAATAACACGTTTTTTAGCACTCTATTGGGATGAAATTCCAGATGAAATTGGACCTGTTCGGAGTGCAAGGCCCTATAAAGTTGATATTGCTAATGATTATAATGCTTTATTACTTCATGCTGGTGGCAGTCCTCAAGCTTTAGAAATGTTAGCTTCTGGAGAAGTTGATAACATTGATCAGATACATAATGGAGGAAGATATTTTTGGCGCAGTAGCCATCGAAGAGCACCTCATAATTTATATACTGGGAGAGTTAGAATAAATGATTATTTAGATAAGCTATTAGGCCAGAAATATCAGGATAGATTTGATTTCCAAAGAGTAAGTTTTATAACTAAAGAAGATGAGTACGCTGATTATATAAAAATAAATTATTGGGGTGGTACTACTGTAGTATTTAAGTATGATGATGTAAATAATAATTATTTAAGATACTACGGTCCCTTAGAAATACCACATAAATCTGATAATATTCAATTACAGGCAAATAATATAATTATACAGTATGTAAGAACAAGGCAAATTGATGATATTGGACGTTTGGAAATGGATTTAAATGATAGGGGTAAAGCCTTATTTTTTAGAGATGGCATAGTAGTTGAGGGCTTCTGGGAAAAAACAGAATATACCTGGACATCGTTTTATGATAATACGGGACAGGAACTAAGTCTAAATCCTGGACAGACGTGGATAATTGTTGTTCCTACTGTAACACAAGTTGATTATTCTTATACAAGAAAACAAGAACTTGAAGAGACGGTTGATGAAGAAGAAAGTGAAGAGTTAGATAATGATCTTGAGGACAGCATTGATGAAGAAGAAAGTGAAGAATTTGATAATGATCTTGAAGGCAGCATTGATGAAGAAGTAAATGAAGAGTTAGATAATGTTCTTGAAGACAGCATTAATGAAGAAGAAAGTGAAGAATTAGATAATGATCTTGAAGGCAGCATTGATGAAGAAGAAAGTGAAGAATTTGATAATGATCTTGAAGACAGCATTGATGAAGAAGAAAGTGAAGAATTAGATAATACTCTTGAAGACTAA
- a CDS encoding DUF881 domain-containing protein: MKGKIIESVFKIITVLVLIINIIFLSRALGLIYLPGEITSLDKSKQAAQSVISYSQELANSYGVEENQDVVEILAKFNYEIERSNNADEIASLMLDYGRQTQDIIYRVLQNKRINSIFNIINNQELPESGKITISKMGNDMKILDPIGILTEESKKEIEKISFNHTLEINIENGTASMVPTGDIFNQVSYLQTKLASMERQFKNISQKAGYEPISGAGIIIHVYDNSKETEEIGIVHDSDIRKIINELLIAGAEGIEVGGQRLTVNSAIRCVGPTILVNNRPISVNPIEIKAIGSPEVLKSSLDIIKNQLKGFGIQLEIKEDEEMWIGAQSIYER; encoded by the coding sequence ATGAAGGGAAAAATAATTGAAAGTGTATTTAAAATTATTACTGTTTTGGTGTTAATAATAAATATAATTTTTTTATCGAGAGCTTTGGGGCTTATATATTTACCTGGGGAGATTACCTCATTGGATAAGTCTAAACAGGCTGCCCAATCTGTTATTAGTTATAGTCAAGAATTGGCTAATAGTTATGGTGTTGAAGAGAATCAAGATGTAGTTGAAATTCTTGCTAAGTTTAATTATGAGATTGAAAGGTCTAATAATGCTGATGAAATTGCTAGCTTAATGCTGGATTATGGCCGGCAAACACAAGATATTATATATAGGGTATTACAAAATAAAAGAATTAATAGTATTTTTAATATAATTAATAATCAGGAATTGCCTGAAAGCGGAAAAATAACAATATCAAAAATGGGTAATGATATGAAGATATTAGATCCAATTGGGATCCTTACTGAAGAAAGTAAAAAAGAGATAGAGAAAATTTCTTTTAATCATACTTTGGAGATAAATATAGAAAATGGTACTGCTAGTATGGTACCAACAGGGGATATATTTAATCAGGTGAGTTATCTTCAAACAAAGTTGGCTTCTATGGAAAGGCAATTTAAAAATATAAGTCAAAAAGCGGGTTATGAACCTATATCAGGCGCGGGAATAATCATTCATGTTTATGATAATTCCAAAGAAACAGAAGAAATAGGAATTGTTCATGATTCTGATATTAGAAAGATTATAAATGAATTGTTAATTGCAGGTGCCGAGGGTATAGAAGTTGGGGGCCAAAGATTAACAGTAAACTCTGCTATACGTTGTGTTGGACCAACTATATTGGTGAATAATAGACCTATTTCTGTTAATCCTATAGAAATTAAAGCGATAGGAAGTCCAGAGGTATTAAAAAGTAGTTTAGACATTATAAAAAACCAATTAAAGGGTTTTGGAATACAATTAGAGATAAAAGAGGATGAAGAGATGTGGATAGGCGCTCAGAGTATTTATGAAAGGTGA
- the deoC gene encoding deoxyribose-phosphate aldolase codes for MAIKPRDMAKMIDHTMLKPVSTVEDIKKLCQEADKYEFASVCVNPIFVPLAVKLLGKTSVKVTTVIGFPFGANMSEAKAFETRNAIKNGAQEIDMVINLGAFKSGAFDLVQADVKAVVDATKTAGVSSDIIIKVILETGYLDEDEIVQACTIAKNAGADFVKTSTGFGPRGASLEDISLMRKTVGRDVGVKASGGISNFKQALDMLDAGANRIGASAGVAIVTGEGISEEDY; via the coding sequence ATGGCTATCAAACCGCGAGATATGGCAAAAATGATTGATCATACGATGCTAAAACCTGTATCTACAGTAGAAGATATAAAAAAGTTATGCCAGGAAGCAGATAAATATGAATTTGCTTCTGTTTGTGTAAATCCTATTTTTGTTCCATTAGCTGTAAAACTTCTAGGAAAAACGTCTGTAAAAGTAACTACAGTAATTGGATTTCCCTTTGGAGCAAATATGTCAGAAGCTAAAGCATTTGAAACACGAAATGCTATAAAGAATGGTGCTCAAGAGATTGATATGGTAATAAATTTAGGAGCTTTTAAGTCTGGAGCATTTGATTTAGTTCAGGCTGATGTTAAAGCTGTGGTAGATGCAACTAAAACAGCTGGGGTAAGCTCAGATATAATAATAAAAGTAATATTAGAAACTGGATATCTGGATGAAGATGAAATAGTACAAGCCTGTACTATTGCTAAAAATGCTGGAGCTGATTTTGTAAAGACTTCTACAGGTTTTGGTCCACGGGGAGCTAGCTTAGAAGATATAAGTCTAATGCGTAAAACTGTAGGCCGGGATGTAGGCGTTAAGGCTTCAGGTGGAATAAGTAATTTTAAACAGGCGTTAGATATGCTTGATGCAGGTGCTAACCGTATAGGTGCAAGTGCAGGCGTTGCGATAGTTACTGGTGAAGGTATATCTGAAGAAGACTATTAA
- the yqfD gene encoding sporulation protein YqfD, with protein sequence MIKDMFRHWHGYLKIEIKGNALSRFINQMTDIGIVIWNLKEIDSDYYLANIYKDDFLKLRDLLRKRKCTVKIIQKKGVPFYFWKLKKRVFLVIAIFIFFVIFYFASSLLLFFQIDGLVNLDEKEIYNLLREQGIKRFVSKDDIDTGMVENLLFKSFPQIAWVDVRWHGTKLNIDIVEKKMVEESKNVEVLATRDGVITELIVLRGVAVVNEGDTVREGQILIVPAAEEEEARGIVKANVWYETTASIRLYNQEIIKTGNKKSFYGLSIASYTFFFPRITNRYQNYIRSRQVKKLLRWRNIVLPIELIKEEHKEIDLLIENRSHQLANHLAREKTLSYIINNIDSEAKIISIDFEETINEDKKYLEARTIVMVEENIAIMGKEGGF encoded by the coding sequence TTGATAAAAGATATGTTTAGACATTGGCATGGTTATCTAAAAATAGAAATAAAAGGGAATGCTCTGAGTAGATTTATTAACCAGATGACAGATATAGGTATAGTAATTTGGAATCTTAAGGAAATTGATAGTGATTATTATCTAGCCAATATATATAAAGATGATTTTTTGAAATTACGTGATTTATTACGGAAAAGAAAATGTACTGTTAAAATTATTCAAAAGAAGGGTGTACCTTTTTATTTTTGGAAATTAAAAAAAAGAGTTTTTCTTGTAATAGCTATATTTATCTTTTTTGTTATTTTTTATTTTGCTTCTTCTTTATTATTATTTTTTCAGATAGATGGTTTAGTAAATTTAGATGAAAAAGAAATCTATAATTTATTGCGGGAACAAGGGATAAAAAGGTTTGTGTCCAAAGATGATATTGATACAGGTATGGTTGAAAATCTTTTGTTTAAAAGTTTTCCTCAAATAGCTTGGGTTGATGTGAGGTGGCATGGTACGAAACTAAATATAGATATTGTAGAAAAAAAGATGGTTGAAGAAAGTAAGAATGTGGAAGTTTTAGCTACTAGAGATGGGGTAATAACTGAATTAATTGTATTAAGAGGTGTAGCGGTTGTTAATGAAGGTGATACTGTTAGAGAAGGACAGATTTTAATTGTACCTGCTGCTGAGGAAGAGGAAGCAAGGGGTATAGTTAAAGCTAATGTTTGGTATGAAACTACAGCTTCTATAAGATTATATAATCAAGAGATAATAAAAACTGGGAACAAAAAGAGTTTTTATGGATTGTCTATTGCATCTTATACTTTCTTTTTTCCTAGAATTACTAATAGATATCAAAATTATATACGGAGTAGACAGGTAAAAAAATTATTAAGATGGAGGAATATTGTACTTCCTATAGAATTAATAAAAGAAGAGCATAAAGAAATAGATTTATTAATTGAGAACAGGAGTCATCAATTGGCGAATCATCTTGCTAGAGAAAAGACTTTAAGTTATATTATTAATAATATTGATTCAGAAGCAAAGATAATATCAATAGATTTTGAGGAGACTATAAATGAAGATAAAAAATACCTAGAAGCAAGGACTATTGTTATGGTTGAAGAAAATATAGCTATAATGGGAAAAGAAGGAGGATTTTAG
- a CDS encoding cytidine deaminase, translated as MDDKEIIKLIKEAKKARANAYSPYSKFPVGAALLTKEGKIFSGVNIENASYGLSNCAERTAIFKALSEGYKDFTAIAVIADTERPVPPCGSCRQVIYEFAENLTIIMSNLNYQYKKMSIRDLLPGAFNRKDIK; from the coding sequence ATGGATGATAAGGAAATAATAAAGCTTATAAAGGAAGCAAAAAAGGCAAGAGCTAATGCTTACTCGCCATATTCTAAATTTCCTGTTGGGGCTGCTTTATTAACAAAGGAAGGCAAAATTTTTTCTGGTGTTAATATTGAGAATGCTTCTTATGGTTTAAGTAATTGTGCAGAAAGAACAGCCATCTTTAAAGCCCTTTCTGAAGGATATAAAGATTTTACTGCAATAGCTGTAATTGCAGACACTGAAAGACCTGTACCTCCTTGTGGTTCTTGTAGGCAGGTAATTTATGAGTTTGCTGAAAATTTAACTATAATAATGTCTAATTTGAATTATCAATATAAAAAAATGAGTATACGGGATCTCTTGCCAGGAGCTTTTAACAGAAAGGATATCAAATAA
- a CDS encoding HDIG domain-containing metalloprotein, producing the protein MLIFKKLKKWWENVFEKEIPISSRNKKIFWGFIFIITLTLILTINLISSQLDLVLGQPSPTDIEAPRTVTIVNEERTNEMRDIARQSVGRRYEENVNAKISALEDINNFFDSIIESREKINEQDLAIEEERMLDNEDSLISTDKLIQDILIEFPDISKETIETIFHARENDLLIVRDAAVLIIEDIYQRRIYPEDLPKLRETITQRVQNLDYRVEFRLALTELLQNVARPTMLVDEEATIEKQEEAARNIPAEQDTVLQGEMIVRKGDIVTEEHIKILEALGVHQSEVNYLNILGIIIVIITLVILAGLYLSKYKNDIWNNPKKIVFLELMVVLLVILARIIDVIPVLDYFYLPYLIPVAMASILITVLLDSEVGIFSTIFISFLVALIFNNNYNVAIIGFVSGMVGIYSVSKLSQRNDLVKAGFNVSAVLFILSLGLRLTEPINSILNVLGHVSMAVLNGVLVAILANGLLPYFENLFGFTSSVKLLELSNPSQPLLNKLVFESPGTYNHSLVVANLAETAANNIGADSLLARVGSYYHDIGKMKRPFFFIENHMGRENPHDKLNPNLSALIIKSHVKDGVELAKEYKLPTQIIDIIREHHGSNLISFFYQEALKDSVHDNIEESDFRYDGPKPQTKESAIIMLADICEAAVRSKNFNKSNHNRMEGLVRELIRKKLIEGQLDESDLSLRDLDTIAESFVKVLTGIYHQRLEYPEKFLKEMKRADKIDKGRNK; encoded by the coding sequence ATGTTAATATTCAAGAAGCTAAAAAAATGGTGGGAAAATGTCTTTGAAAAAGAGATTCCCATTAGTTCCAGGAATAAAAAAATATTTTGGGGATTTATTTTCATTATTACATTAACTTTAATTTTAACAATTAATTTGATCTCCAGTCAATTAGATCTAGTACTTGGACAACCTAGTCCAACTGATATTGAAGCTCCTCGTACTGTAACTATTGTAAATGAAGAAAGAACTAATGAAATGCGCGATATAGCTAGACAGTCTGTTGGTCGAAGATATGAAGAAAATGTTAATGCTAAGATTTCTGCTCTAGAAGATATAAATAATTTTTTTGATTCTATTATAGAAAGTAGAGAGAAAATTAATGAACAAGACTTAGCTATTGAAGAAGAAAGAATGTTAGATAATGAAGATTCTTTAATCAGTACTGATAAGTTAATACAAGATATTCTTATTGAATTTCCTGATATTTCCAAAGAGACTATTGAAACTATTTTCCATGCCAGGGAAAATGATTTACTAATTGTAAGAGATGCTGCAGTACTTATTATTGAAGATATTTATCAAAGAAGAATTTATCCTGAAGATCTGCCTAAGTTAAGGGAGACTATTACACAAAGGGTTCAAAATCTTGATTATCGGGTAGAATTTAGACTTGCTTTAACAGAGTTACTACAAAATGTAGCTAGACCAACGATGTTGGTTGATGAAGAAGCTACAATAGAAAAACAAGAAGAAGCCGCAAGAAATATACCAGCTGAGCAAGATACTGTTTTACAAGGCGAAATGATTGTTAGAAAAGGAGATATAGTTACTGAAGAACATATTAAAATTTTGGAAGCCCTTGGTGTACATCAATCAGAAGTAAACTATCTTAATATTTTGGGCATTATCATTGTTATTATAACTCTAGTAATATTGGCAGGTCTATATTTAAGTAAATATAAAAATGACATATGGAATAATCCTAAAAAAATAGTTTTTCTTGAATTAATGGTCGTCTTACTAGTTATTTTAGCAAGAATAATTGACGTTATTCCAGTACTAGATTATTTTTATCTTCCGTATTTAATTCCAGTTGCGATGGCATCTATATTAATAACAGTGCTCTTAGATAGTGAAGTTGGTATATTTTCTACCATTTTTATTAGCTTTCTTGTTGCATTAATTTTTAATAATAACTATAATGTGGCGATTATAGGTTTTGTGAGTGGTATGGTTGGTATTTATAGTGTATCAAAATTAAGTCAAAGAAATGATTTAGTAAAAGCAGGTTTTAATGTTAGTGCTGTTTTATTTATTTTGAGTTTAGGACTAAGATTAACAGAGCCAATTAATAGTATCTTGAATGTTTTAGGACATGTTTCTATGGCAGTATTAAATGGAGTACTTGTAGCTATTTTGGCCAATGGATTATTGCCTTATTTTGAAAATTTATTTGGTTTTACTTCTTCAGTAAAATTACTAGAGCTATCAAATCCTAGTCAGCCTTTATTAAATAAGTTGGTTTTTGAATCACCTGGCACCTATAATCATTCTTTGGTTGTTGCTAATTTAGCAGAAACTGCAGCTAATAATATTGGTGCAGATTCCTTGTTAGCTCGAGTTGGGTCTTATTATCATGATATAGGTAAAATGAAAAGACCATTTTTCTTTATTGAAAATCATATGGGAAGAGAAAATCCTCATGATAAACTCAACCCTAATTTAAGTGCATTAATTATTAAATCACATGTTAAAGATGGTGTAGAATTAGCTAAAGAGTATAAATTACCAACACAAATAATAGATATAATTAGAGAGCACCACGGTAGTAATTTGATTTCGTTTTTTTATCAGGAGGCTTTAAAGGATAGTGTTCATGATAATATTGAAGAAAGTGATTTTCGATATGATGGTCCAAAACCACAAACTAAAGAATCAGCAATAATTATGCTAGCAGATATTTGTGAAGCTGCTGTTAGATCTAAAAATTTCAATAAAAGTAATCATAATCGTATGGAAGGACTTGTACGAGAATTAATTAGAAAAAAATTGATAGAAGGACAATTAGATGAATCAGATTTATCTTTAAGAGATCTAGATACCATTGCAGAAAGTTTTGTAAAAGTATTAACTGGTATTTATCATCAACGGCTTGAATATCCAGAGAAATTTTTGAAAGAAATGAAAAGGGCTGATAAAATTGATAAAGGTAGAAATAAATAA
- the era gene encoding GTPase Era, with product MSYKSGFVSIVGRPNVGKSTLINELIGEKIAITSHRPQTTRNRIQAILNHDKGQIVFLDTPGIHKRNNKLDDFMLEQAYKSFEGVDLLIFLLDGSTYFGKGDDFIFRQLKGIKIPVLVVLNKIDKIEKNALFRKIDEYKQKTNKEIIPISAIKGENIDTLLDEIFEYLPEGPQFYPEDMITDQIEKFIVSEIIREKIFYLCREEIPYGVAILVEEMKERNNGLFYIRANIYVEKKSHKGIIIGKNGARLKEIGKRARQDIEKLLNNDIYLDLWVKILKDWREKENLIKRMGYKE from the coding sequence ATGTCTTATAAATCAGGATTTGTTTCAATAGTTGGTCGACCAAATGTAGGTAAATCAACACTAATAAATGAGTTAATTGGTGAAAAAATAGCTATTACTTCACATCGGCCACAAACAACTAGAAATAGGATACAAGCTATTCTTAATCATGATAAGGGGCAGATTGTTTTTCTTGATACACCAGGTATACATAAACGAAATAATAAGTTGGATGATTTTATGTTAGAACAGGCATATAAAAGTTTTGAGGGAGTAGACCTACTTATTTTCTTGTTAGATGGAAGTACATATTTTGGCAAGGGTGATGATTTTATTTTTCGCCAATTAAAAGGGATAAAAATTCCTGTTTTGGTAGTTTTGAATAAAATAGATAAAATAGAAAAGAATGCTCTTTTTAGGAAAATTGATGAATACAAACAAAAAACAAATAAAGAGATCATTCCTATTTCAGCCATTAAAGGGGAGAACATTGATACTTTACTTGATGAGATATTCGAGTATTTACCAGAAGGACCCCAATTTTATCCAGAAGACATGATAACTGATCAAATTGAAAAGTTTATTGTTTCAGAAATTATACGTGAAAAAATATTTTATTTATGTAGAGAAGAAATACCATATGGTGTCGCGATACTAGTTGAAGAAATGAAAGAAAGAAATAATGGTTTGTTCTACATTCGCGCTAATATCTATGTAGAGAAAAAATCACATAAAGGAATTATTATAGGTAAAAATGGAGCTAGATTAAAGGAGATTGGTAAGAGAGCTAGACAGGATATAGAAAAATTATTAAATAATGATATATATTTGGATCTATGGGTTAAGATATTAAAAGATTGGAGAGAGAAAGAAAATCTTATAAAAAGAATGGGATATAAAGAATAA
- a CDS encoding diacylglycerol kinase yields MHFDRLLDSFNYALAGLVHTFKTQRNMKIHFTISFLVLLASLFVEITKTELIIIFFAISLVIALELINTAIEVIIDMIAEEYRYRAKITKNIAASAVLIASMNAIIVAYLIFLDDIRTLSIELISQIKQEPIHFIFINLALLFIVIVVLKAKKGHGTPLEGGMPSGHSALSFSILTLVIYFTEDMIVISLVFFLALLVAQSRLQSRAHNFLEIMAGALIGIIFTMLILLII; encoded by the coding sequence TTGCACTTTGATAGACTTCTAGATAGTTTTAATTATGCTTTAGCAGGTTTGGTTCATACTTTCAAAACTCAGCGTAACATGAAAATACACTTTACAATATCGTTTTTAGTTTTGTTGGCAAGTTTATTTGTTGAGATTACTAAGACTGAGTTAATTATAATATTTTTTGCTATAAGTTTAGTAATTGCTCTGGAATTAATAAATACTGCTATTGAAGTAATTATAGATATGATTGCAGAAGAGTACCGTTATCGGGCAAAAATCACTAAAAATATTGCAGCATCAGCTGTATTGATTGCATCTATGAATGCCATAATTGTTGCATATTTAATATTTTTAGATGATATAAGAACTTTAAGTATAGAATTAATAAGTCAAATTAAGCAAGAGCCAATACATTTTATTTTTATAAATCTAGCCTTGCTTTTTATTGTGATAGTTGTTTTGAAGGCAAAAAAAGGACATGGCACACCTCTAGAGGGAGGAATGCCTAGTGGTCATAGTGCTTTATCTTTTTCTATTTTGACATTAGTTATATATTTTACCGAAGATATGATTGTAATAAGCCTTGTATTTTTCTTAGCCCTTCTAGTAGCCCAAAGTCGTCTGCAGAGTAGAGCGCATAATTTTTTAGAAATTATGGCAGGGGCTTTAATTGGCATAATTTTTACTATGTTAATATTATTAATAATATAG
- a CDS encoding YabP/YqfC family sporulation protein encodes MEKLKRQFVEMFQISPEIALDLPLMMLIGEERLELENHKGVSQFHREEIKVKVKKGYMLIKGNKLSIDEINSESISITGIISSISYEKKGESL; translated from the coding sequence ATGGAAAAGCTTAAAAGACAGTTTGTTGAAATGTTCCAAATTTCACCTGAAATAGCTTTAGACTTACCTTTAATGATGTTAATAGGTGAAGAAAGATTAGAGTTAGAAAATCATAAAGGTGTTAGTCAATTCCATCGTGAAGAAATTAAAGTTAAAGTCAAAAAAGGATATATGCTAATAAAAGGGAATAAACTTAGTATAGATGAAATTAATAGTGAATCAATCTCTATAACAGGTATTATTTCTTCTATATCATATGAGAAAAAGGGGGAATCCCTTTGA